In Pseudomonas sp. P5_109, the genomic window ACCGACAGCAAGGGCCGTTGGTCAATAGCGTCGCGCCGTTGCTCGGCATGGCCCTGGGTGGACTGGGCTGTGGTTTGCTGGCCGAGTTTGCTCCGGCGCCGTTGCACTTGACCTATTGGTTGTTACTTGTGCTGTTCGCGATGCAGGCCGTATGGGTCTGGCGTCTACCGGAGAGCGTCACGCGCCAGTCTGGGGCCTGGGCATCATTGCGACCCACCCTGCATGTGCCGGTCCAGGCGCGGGTGACGTTATGGCGGGTGTTGCCGCTCAACACGGCGACTTGGGCGCTGGGCGGATTTTACGCGTCGCTGGCACCTTCATTGGTGCGCACGGCGACCGGTTCAACGTCGAACCTGATTGGCGGGGCGACCGTCGCCGCATTGACGGTGACCGGTGCCCTGATGATTTACACGCTGCGCAATCAGGCTGCGACCAAGGCGCTGCAACTGGGCGCCTGTGCGCTGCCGGTGGGAGTCGTCCTGATTTTACTGGGCGTGCATAGCGCCAGTTTGCCGTTGTTTTTCCTCGGCACGCTGGTCGCCGGTTGCGGCTTCGGCGCCGGTTTCCTCGGGGCGGTGCGCAGTCTGGTGCCGCTGGCTTTGCCCCATGAGCGCGCGGGTCTGATGTCGGCGTATTACGTGCTCAGTTACCTGGCGTTCTGCCTGCCGGCACTGCTGGCCGGCAATCTGGCGCGGAATTTTGGTCTGGTGGCAACGACCGATGGTTATGGCGCGGTATTGATTGTGCTGGCCCTCAGCGCAATGGCGAGTTTATTGCGATCACGTTCGGCCAAGGCCTGCGAGGCCAACTTGTAAAATTGAGTTAGCCTTGGCGCTCACTCTGCTCAATCGAAGGACCGGACCATGAAGATCATCCGCAGTAAGTCGTTCACGGGCGAGCGTGCCTGGGCCGCGCTGGACATCGCCAACATGAACGGCATCACCACGCGGCTGCACTGGACCGATCAACCCTACAAATGGCACACAAACGATGGCGAAGAAGTGTTTGTCGTACTGGATGGCCAGGTGCAGATGCGTTATCGCGAATTGGGGGTGGAGCGGGATGTCTTGCTGGAGGTCGGCGACATTTTTTATGCCTCGGTGGGCACCGAGCATGTGGCGCATCCTGTAGGGCCGGCGCGGATATTGGTGGTCGAATCGGAAGGCAGTGTCTGACTCTATATAGGTTATATCGATAAGATATAGAGATATTACCCGTTATATAGATATTCGATTCGGATCTAACATGGGCTCCACCTCACGAGAGGACAGGAGTTCGCCATGACATGCGCCAATAGCATCAAGCCCGGAATCAAACCTTTCAGTCACTTGCAGCATCCCCGCGAGGTGATCCGCCAGTTCACCCCCAACTGGTTCGCGGCCACCATGGGCACCGGCGTGCTGGCGTTGGCGCTGGCACAATTGCCGGTCGCCATGCCCGCGTTGCACGCGTTCGCCGAAGCCCTTTGGCTGTTCAACATCGCCCTGTTTCTGCTGTTTACGGCGCTGTACGCGGCGCGTTGGCTGCTGTTTTTCGACGAGGCACGACGGATCTTCGGCCACTCCACGGTCTCGATGTTTTTCGGCACCATCCCCATGGGCCTGGCGACCATCATCAACGGCTTCCTGGTGTTCGGTCTGCCGCGCTGGGGCGACGGTATGATCCACATCGCCGAGATGTTGTGGTGGCTGGATGTGGCCATGTCGCTGGCCTGCGGCGTGCTGATTCCCTACATGATGTTCACCCGTCAGGAGCACAGCATCGACCAGATGACCGCCGTCTGGCTGTTGCCGGTGGTCGCGGCAGAAGTCGCGGCAGCCAGCGGTGGTTTGCTGGCGCCGCACCTGGCCGAC contains:
- a CDS encoding MFS transporter produces the protein MSSSHSNRASLWFLAITLLSFLAASTAPTPLYHLYQEQMQFSAAMLTLIFAVYALSLLAALLTVGSLSDYLGRKPVIFTAVVLNILAMLLFIYADSVAWLISARVLQGFATGMATAVLSATLLDTDRQQGPLVNSVAPLLGMALGGLGCGLLAEFAPAPLHLTYWLLLVLFAMQAVWVWRLPESVTRQSGAWASLRPTLHVPVQARVTLWRVLPLNTATWALGGFYASLAPSLVRTATGSTSNLIGGATVAALTVTGALMIYTLRNQAATKALQLGACALPVGVVLILLGVHSASLPLFFLGTLVAGCGFGAGFLGAVRSLVPLALPHERAGLMSAYYVLSYLAFCLPALLAGNLARNFGLVATTDGYGAVLIVLALSAMASLLRSRSAKACEANL
- a CDS encoding cupin domain-containing protein; this translates as MKIIRSKSFTGERAWAALDIANMNGITTRLHWTDQPYKWHTNDGEEVFVVLDGQVQMRYRELGVERDVLLEVGDIFYASVGTEHVAHPVGPARILVVESEGSV